DNA from Daucus carota subsp. sativus chromosome 1, DH1 v3.0, whole genome shotgun sequence:
AATACTTATGCTAGTGTTTCACCACCAGGGATCAATCAACATAACACAAGAATTTTATTCTGGTTGTATGTTGTATCTTATTACTCTATACAGATCTATGCAATGCTGAAATCTggactataattttttattaaaatttatacaaactTTTTTGGTAACATCATAGTAATCCTCTCACAAGTCATGACATGATCATCAACTGACAAGCTTCCATAGTTGATATGCTATTTTGATACCTTGAAATGGTAGATTTGAATATTTTCAGCAGCAAGTTTCTTGAAATTACTTCGTCTCCTGTTCATGTTGAACTTTCCCCAATTATATGCCCTGTACTTGGGGGGATTTTCATCATCTGTTAAGTCATTCAGTGGTTCGACCATAGTTGAATGCTCCGGATTAAAGAAGAATGGAATGGAAAATCTCTCTTTCTCTGGATTCACCATTGCTCTATGCTCCACACTTTCATACTTATCATTACTCCAGACCTGTATAAAAATGAGCCAAGTGATTTATTATTCATTAAAAGACTGAGAAATTAGAGAAATAACACACACCTTCTACAGATAGTGTAACAAGTTCTAGACTTATCAGGCAAAGAATTATACCTGAACTATATCACCAACATTAATGATATATGCATTGCTTGTAGGCTTCACGCGAATCCACTCTCCATCAGTTTTCCGCTTCACTTCAAGTCCTCCAACCTCATCCTGATATAGTACAGTTAGCGCACCGCCATCCTTGTGTCGACCAACACCAAGGGCCAATTCAGGAACAGGACAGGGTGGATAGTGATTGAGCCTGATTCGGCTGGTTGAGTTGTCGAAGAATTTATTAAACCTATCTGCAGGCAAGCCTAAGCTCAAGGCTATGAGTTCTATCAATGTGTAACACAGCTTCTTCACTTCTTGAGCATACTCTTCAAATGCCTCCCTGAATAAACCCAAAAAAACAATAACATCCATTTAGTAGTTTGGTCAATACGACCAACTCAGTCAAAACAAGACTATTATTCTGAGACGGAACACGAATAAACACAAGTGAACCCTGTACCTCATATTTATAGGATTCTTGGGCAACTGATTAACCAACATGATGAGCTCTTTGTCATCAGGATCAGGAGAAGCAGGCAAAACAGTCGGATTCTCCACCGTGTAATCAAAAACTTCTTTCCAGTCTCTAACATTTTTCGTATGCTCAGTGTCATAATAACCAAAAGGGTTCACTTCATCTCTTCTCACCTTGAGTTTCTCCTCCTTAGGCAGAGCATAGAAACTTCTGGATGCAAGTAGAAGCTTCTCGCGTGATTTTACAGGGACCCCATGATTGATAACTTGGAAGAATCCCCAGTTCTTGCAAGCATCACCTATCTGGGAAACAAGGAGTTGGGTGTTTGATATAGAAAGATCGATTAATGGGATGCCTTGAGCTTCAGTGACTGTGAGTTTAGGCCTGTGTTCAATGGCTTGGATGAAGCTTGGATCAACTTCTGCCATTGTTGACTTGTAATTATTAAAGGTTTTGCttgattaaataattttgagTAATAAATCCTGGGTGAGATGGTGAAGCTGATTTTTCACTCTATATAGTAGTAACATAATACATCGAACCTGGACACGTTTATCCGGGGTATACAATTTCTTGATGTTATCCTCCCTGCCAGCAGTGGAAATACAAATATATGCGAGGAGCATAATTTAGAGTCAAGTTCGGTGGACTACCCATTTCATTAGAGTTTTGTAGTCCACCTGCAAGtaaaaatataacttataatattataaaacatattatttagaaaaatcatcCGGAATACGTGCTTTCTTGTTCTTATTTACAAGAATACGTTATTTTTGTTTCTATTTCATTCATATCTTCTCAGTTCATTATactttcaaaaatacgatttctCATTGTCTCATTTCTTTCCTAACTCTGTCTCGGCGcgctctccctctctctgtATATCTTTCtcatattataacaaaaatttctTTCACATCTCATCCATAGCTTGCAAGTTGTATACGTATAACACAATCATACATGTATAGAGTCGCCTCTTCCCTCTCTCTTAGACTTTCAAtgagatgaattttttattagaGTTTCGGATTTCTGTGAAATCGAACAATTGATGAGAATGATTGCTGATTGCAGTGgttgttgattttgatttcgCAGTTGCTTAGACGGAAGAGACAGAGAAGAGAACtcgagaaagaaagagatggaCCGTAAGTCTTGGTTGATTACTTTGAAttgttttcttgtttgtttGAGTTGGTTGCTTTTGTGTTGATTTCTAGTTTGCTGTGTTAGTTGATTTTTTGGTTGCAATGCTTGTTGATTTTGCTTTTATGGTTGTTTTTGTGATATTAGTATTCGCCGCTCAGGCAATCATTTTGCTGCCTATGCAACCAGTTGCAAcctattatgcaaataaatgtaattttcttaaaaaaattcatttatatatgtGAGTGAAAATGACAGGTAACTTAGTTgcctatgtatattatattttgataaacTTTTTTGTTATAagcaaactcaaaaaaaaatcaagtttaaattgttagagaaaatttaattaatcaaagAAGATGAATAGAAATTGATGAGTAATTTTTGATCAAGTCGAAAGATGCATTTGCAGTATCTTAGCTTGCTTGCAGGGCTAAAAATAGAACAGAAGACCTCTTTTATTTGAGAAATATTACATCTCATAATTCTGTACATGCATATGCATTACATTAAGTAACTGAAAGTTTAAAACCAACAATTTACTGACCACTGTATAACATCAGATCGATAATAGCTACTGTAGTTCAACTTCTGATAATTTTTCAGCTATGCAGATACCTTAAAATGATTGATCTGGATATTTTCGACATCAAGTTTCTTGAAGTTACTGAGCTTTCGAGTCACAAAAAACTTTCCCCAGTTATATTCCTCGTAGTTGGCAGGGTTCTCATCATTTGTTAGTTCCACCACAGGCTTCACCCTAGTTGAATGTGAGGGATTGAAGAAAAATGGAATGGAAAATCTTTCCCGCTTGGAATTCACCATTACCCTGTGCTCCACACTTTCATACTTGTCATTGCTCCAAACCTGCTTAATAAAAGCCCTTAAAAATGGTCACAAAAGTAGGCAAGTAGCTCTATAAATTTCCTGTCCATCTATAAAGAAACACAAAAACAATATCTCCAGCAATCTTATATTAGTGATTTAGTTCATTATTCCTGTGTGCATAATATTTGCAATTTATGCCGGTGACTTTGGACTCAGACTTTACAGAGTTAGGCATAATACCTGAATTATATCTCCGACATTGATGATATACGCGTTAGGAGTAGGTTTCACCCGAATCCACTCTCCATCAGTTTTTGGCTTCACTTCAAGTCCTCCAACATCATCCTGATACAGAACGGTCAGAGCACCAGCGTCCTTGTGTCGACCAACACCAAGCGCCAGGTCAGGGCTAGGGCAGGGAGGATAGTAATTGAGCCTAATGAAGCTGGTTGAGTCCTCGAAACATTTATCGAACCTGTCTGCTGCCAGACCTAAGCTCAAGGCTATAAGCCCCATTAATTTGAAAGAGAGCTTTTTTACCTCTTTAGCATATTCTTCACACAGCTCCCTGGTAACAAATATATTAGCCACAAATTTCAACACTACAATCTAGTTGCTTTAGTTAAATTGTCTGAATTGTTCATCCAAAACCGTGATCACGTTAATTAAAACTCTGTTATCTAAAACATACTTTCCTCTATCCAAAAATAAGTTTCTCTTAGACATTTCACACATAATTTGAGACCTAAAAAAAACGCAATTACTCTTCAATtttatttctgaataaaatttaacaattatatttttattcagaaaaaagaaattgaaaaataacttttttttgaaacaaaaaatttttaaatctgaaattacgtgtaaaaagtcaaaacgacaCTTGTTCCGGAAAGGGTATCTCATTAAGCATATTTgacatttcttaaaaaaatcgGATCATTTGAAATTAAGATCTAGTATGTCACATGTGCATGATCCTTTTCTAAAGATTCTGATCTTTCATGTGGGATGCAAACAAATAACTTGTAAGTTGTTGCAGAAGTAAGAAACGGATTAGCGCAAACACAAAAATTCAGAAATACCGTAACAATAAGGTTTTAGGAGAACAGGTCAATTAACACAATCACACGAGAATGCACCTCAAATTTTCAGGATTCCTCGGCCACTGATTGATGAACTTCTTCACCTCCTCGTCACGAGGATCAGGCGAAACTGGCATGACCATAGGACTCTCCACCGTAAAATCGAAAACTTCCTTCCAGTCCCTAACATTTTTGGTATGCTCCGTGTCATAATACCCCAACGGATTCCGCTCATCTCTCCTCACCCTCAGCTTCTCCTCTTTCGCCTGCGAAAAAAAGCTCTTGGACgctgaaaacaccttttctcgcAGCTGTGAGGGTACCCCATGGTTGATCACCTGGAAAAAACCCCAGTTCTTGCATGCATCAGCTATTTGCGCAACAAGGAGCTGCGTGTCCGGTATCGAAAGATCGATGAGAGGAATGCCTTGAGCTTCTGTGACAGTTGGCTTAGGT
Protein-coding regions in this window:
- the LOC108199992 gene encoding protein DMR6-LIKE OXYGENASE 2, encoding MAEVDPSFIQAIEHRPKLTVTEAQGIPLIDLSISNTQLLVSQIGDACKNWGFFQVINHGVPVKSREKLLLASRSFYALPKEEKLKVRRDEVNPFGYYDTEHTKNVRDWKEVFDYTVENPTVLPASPDPDDKELIMLVNQLPKNPINMREAFEEYAQEVKKLCYTLIELIALSLGLPADRFNKFFDNSTSRIRLNHYPPCPVPELALGVGRHKDGGALTVLYQDEVGGLEVKRKTDGEWIRVKPTSNAYIINVGDIVQVWSNDKYESVEHRAMVNPEKERFSIPFFFNPEHSTMVEPLNDLTDDENPPKYRAYNWGKFNMNRRRSNFKKLAAENIQIYHFKVSK
- the LOC108199910 gene encoding protein DMR6-LIKE OXYGENASE 2 codes for the protein MGEVDVSFIQAIEHRPKPTVTEAQGIPLIDLSIPDTQLLVAQIADACKNWGFFQVINHGVPSQLREKVFSASKSFFSQAKEEKLRVRRDERNPLGYYDTEHTKNVRDWKEVFDFTVESPMVMPVSPDPRDEEVKKFINQWPRNPENLRELCEEYAKEVKKLSFKLMGLIALSLGLAADRFDKCFEDSTSFIRLNYYPPCPSPDLALGVGRHKDAGALTVLYQDDVGGLEVKPKTDGEWIRVKPTPNAYIINVGDIIQVWSNDKYESVEHRVMVNSKRERFSIPFFFNPSHSTRVKPVVELTNDENPANYEEYNWGKFFVTRKLSNFKKLDVENIQINHFKVSA